In Fibrobacter sp. UWB10, one DNA window encodes the following:
- the tyrS gene encoding tyrosine--tRNA ligase has product MQFRPVKEQLEILMRGVIDVVPQDELEKKLQKSYDTGVPLRVKMGVDPTAPDVHFGHTVVMRKLRQFQDLGHTVVLIVGDYTAQIGDPSGRNKARPRLSHEQVLENAKEYQEQFFKVVRRDQVEIHYNGEWFSKLPFSKVTELMGQFTVAQMLEREDFHNRYAANTPISLHEFMYPMMQGYDSVAINSDVELGGTDQKFNVLRGRDLQLFEGMEPQIGLFMPILLGTDGKVKMSKSIGNYVGLNEPADVMYHKIYSLADSIVENWFELLTNIPLEEIKQMMADIAAGKMNPNDAKHRLAIDIVTQYYGAEAAEAAAAKEREIHSGNAIPSDAAECSVAAGTYGALDLLVEIKAFASKGEARRMVQNGGVKIAGEKLADPQSQIEIKGADQLVIQVGKRKFFKVNF; this is encoded by the coding sequence TCCGTGTGAAAATGGGTGTTGACCCGACTGCTCCGGATGTTCATTTCGGTCATACCGTCGTGATGCGCAAGCTCCGCCAGTTCCAGGACTTGGGCCATACCGTGGTGCTCATCGTGGGTGACTACACGGCTCAGATTGGTGACCCGAGCGGTCGTAACAAGGCTCGTCCGCGCCTCAGTCATGAACAGGTTCTTGAAAACGCAAAGGAATACCAGGAACAGTTCTTCAAGGTGGTCCGCCGCGATCAGGTGGAAATTCATTACAACGGTGAATGGTTCTCTAAACTCCCGTTCAGCAAGGTGACTGAACTCATGGGCCAGTTTACTGTAGCCCAGATGCTCGAACGCGAAGACTTCCATAACCGTTATGCAGCCAATACGCCGATTAGCCTGCACGAATTCATGTACCCCATGATGCAGGGCTATGATTCCGTTGCTATCAATAGCGACGTGGAACTCGGCGGCACCGACCAGAAGTTCAACGTGCTTCGCGGTCGCGACTTGCAGCTTTTCGAAGGCATGGAACCGCAGATTGGTCTCTTCATGCCGATTCTCCTCGGTACCGACGGCAAGGTCAAGATGTCCAAGTCCATCGGTAACTACGTGGGCCTGAATGAACCGGCCGACGTCATGTACCACAAGATTTATAGCCTCGCCGATAGCATCGTTGAAAACTGGTTCGAACTTCTGACCAACATCCCGCTCGAAGAAATCAAGCAGATGATGGCCGACATTGCCGCAGGCAAGATGAACCCCAACGATGCCAAGCATCGTCTCGCTATCGATATCGTGACGCAGTACTACGGTGCAGAAGCCGCCGAGGCCGCCGCTGCCAAGGAACGCGAAATTCACAGCGGTAATGCCATTCCGAGCGATGCTGCTGAATGCAGCGTGGCGGCCGGCACCTACGGTGCCTTGGACCTGCTCGTTGAAATCAAGGCCTTCGCCTCTAAGGGCGAAGCTCGCCGCATGGTCCAGAACGGCGGCGTGAAGATTGCCGGCGAAAAGCTCGCCGATCCGCAGTCCCAGATCGAAATCAAGGGCGCTGACCAGCTGGTTATCCAGGTGGGTAAGCGTAAATTCTTCAAGGTCAATTTCTAG
- a CDS encoding PfkB family carbohydrate kinase codes for MSQEILILGLNPAWQRLFFLDKFTPGEVHRIGKIEEYASGKGINCGLVLHLLGGTPLLMHFLGSEHGPKIFDEMSAYGIQQAPVWIKEPTRICTTIVSEGNSTELIEPSPILSEIENGDFLQTINDYWNSTQRVALCGTFPQGFNIEQLNALDFAGKKIYVDAIEGIDSWLEKGVELLKINIKEYCKLLSRLGIPQVMSSPQFWKMTATAVLERLPIKALVVTDEDAPVRAFRLVEKKFQGVQLLPPTVQVNNRIGAGDSFFAGWLYADTMGLDFEQCLIKATAVASARCEVERPCNIKVERVAELEATIVDAVEKLE; via the coding sequence ATGTCGCAGGAAATCCTTATTCTCGGGCTCAATCCCGCTTGGCAGCGCTTGTTCTTCTTGGACAAGTTTACGCCGGGCGAGGTGCACCGTATCGGCAAAATCGAAGAGTATGCTTCGGGCAAGGGCATCAACTGCGGGCTCGTTCTTCACCTTTTGGGTGGAACGCCGCTCCTGATGCATTTCTTGGGCTCGGAACATGGTCCTAAAATCTTCGATGAAATGTCCGCTTACGGAATACAGCAGGCGCCCGTCTGGATTAAGGAACCCACGCGTATCTGCACGACCATTGTGAGCGAAGGCAATTCGACCGAGCTCATTGAACCGTCGCCGATTCTTTCTGAAATTGAAAACGGCGACTTCCTGCAGACCATTAATGATTACTGGAATTCCACGCAAAGGGTCGCTTTGTGTGGAACCTTCCCGCAGGGCTTTAATATTGAGCAATTGAACGCGCTTGACTTTGCTGGCAAAAAGATTTATGTCGATGCCATCGAAGGCATTGATTCCTGGCTTGAAAAGGGCGTAGAACTCCTGAAAATTAATATCAAGGAATACTGCAAACTTCTTTCTCGCTTGGGAATTCCGCAGGTGATGTCGAGCCCGCAGTTCTGGAAAATGACGGCTACGGCAGTGCTTGAACGCTTGCCGATTAAGGCGCTCGTTGTCACCGACGAAGACGCTCCTGTTCGCGCCTTCCGCTTGGTCGAAAAGAAGTTTCAGGGCGTACAGCTCTTGCCGCCTACGGTACAGGTCAACAACCGTATCGGTGCGGGCGATTCGTTCTTTGCCGGCTGGCTTTACGCCGACACCATGGGCCTCGATTTTGAACAGTGTCTCATTAAGGCAACTGCAGTTGCTTCTGCTCGCTGCGAAGTGGAACGTCCCTGCAATATTAAGGTCGAACGCGTTGCAGAACTAGAAGCAACGATTGTCGATGCGGTAGAAAAACTGGAGTAG
- a CDS encoding futalosine hydrolase gives MYLFAFATPAEFVSLFPEHANFANENASDKLIKLSGNRGYACILGLGILNFATNLTYLLSSVKQQKIEISAVIILGVCGAYPGRGINVLDVVRVDSECVGDMGYQEKDGSFSPFPSSVRATAAEHAPAHLQKLKSAVGLTVNCCTGTEEMGLARAKMFNADIENMEGAAGISACIAHNMPVFEIRAVSNMATTRDRKSWKFNEALAALKKCVMSNE, from the coding sequence GTGTATTTGTTCGCTTTTGCAACGCCGGCTGAATTTGTATCCCTTTTCCCGGAACATGCAAACTTTGCGAATGAAAATGCTTCAGACAAATTAATAAAACTCTCCGGAAACCGCGGATATGCTTGCATTTTAGGACTTGGAATCCTGAATTTCGCGACGAATTTGACGTATCTGCTTTCGTCTGTCAAACAGCAGAAAATTGAAATTTCAGCGGTCATAATTCTTGGCGTCTGTGGCGCCTATCCGGGCCGCGGAATCAACGTGCTCGATGTCGTGCGCGTCGATTCCGAATGCGTGGGGGATATGGGCTACCAAGAAAAGGACGGCTCCTTTTCTCCGTTCCCAAGTTCTGTGCGCGCAACTGCTGCAGAACACGCGCCTGCCCATTTGCAAAAGCTAAAATCTGCCGTAGGGCTTACGGTCAATTGCTGTACGGGTACCGAAGAAATGGGGCTTGCACGAGCCAAGATGTTTAATGCGGACATCGAAAATATGGAAGGGGCCGCCGGGATTTCGGCCTGTATCGCCCACAACATGCCTGTTTTTGAAATTCGAGCCGTGAGCAATATGGCTACCACCCGTGACCGTAAATCCTGGAAATTTAACGAAGCCCTCGCCGCCCTAAAAAAATGTGTGATGAGTAATGAGTAG
- a CDS encoding 1,4-dihydroxy-6-naphthoate synthase, whose amino-acid sequence MRLSLGISTCPNDTYIYEALVQGLENSPFEWNVHFADVQTLNEMVGRGELDVAKVSAQVYPKIQQNYACLDCGGAIGYGCGPLLLSSVGNSFCPEKPVVLPGKDTTAALLFKFWHQKTGRSELNIEYALFDQVYRSLRSKEAVQGVVIHEHRFTWKRDGLFLLQDLGAFWEENTGTPIPLGIAVAKKTLGINVISQVENEIRKSLQIARKRENLVTPFIDKLAQIDDPSVMEAHIRMFVNDFSENVGDRGNASLRALWKLVKV is encoded by the coding sequence ATGCGTCTTTCTCTCGGTATTTCCACCTGCCCCAACGACACTTACATTTACGAAGCCCTCGTTCAGGGACTCGAAAATTCCCCGTTTGAATGGAATGTCCACTTTGCCGACGTGCAGACGCTTAACGAAATGGTGGGGCGCGGAGAGCTTGATGTTGCCAAGGTGAGCGCTCAGGTGTATCCCAAAATCCAGCAAAATTACGCATGTCTAGATTGCGGGGGAGCCATTGGCTATGGTTGCGGCCCCCTTTTGCTCTCGTCTGTCGGGAACTCGTTTTGCCCCGAAAAACCGGTTGTTTTGCCTGGAAAAGACACCACGGCGGCCCTTTTGTTCAAATTTTGGCACCAAAAAACGGGCCGTTCAGAGCTGAATATCGAATATGCCCTCTTTGACCAGGTTTATCGTTCCCTGCGCTCCAAGGAGGCTGTGCAAGGCGTTGTCATACACGAGCATCGCTTTACCTGGAAACGTGACGGTCTTTTCCTGTTGCAAGATTTAGGCGCTTTTTGGGAAGAAAATACGGGTACGCCAATTCCCTTGGGAATTGCCGTTGCAAAGAAAACTCTTGGCATAAATGTTATTTCCCAAGTCGAAAACGAGATCCGAAAAAGCCTTCAAATTGCTCGCAAACGCGAAAATCTGGTGACCCCGTTTATCGATAAGTTGGCTCAAATTGATGACCCGAGTGTCATGGAAGCACACATTAGAATGTTCGTAAATGATTTCTCCGAGAATGTAGGAGACCGGGGAAATGCCTCCTTGAGGGCTCTTTGGAAGCTTGTCAAGGTCTAA